One genomic segment of Arachis duranensis cultivar V14167 chromosome 4, aradu.V14167.gnm2.J7QH, whole genome shotgun sequence includes these proteins:
- the LOC127746607 gene encoding uncharacterized protein LOC127746607, translated as MFFSRFCSAESKSNTKLDKKVQFYSKVKDAVACLSAQKSITKAHFLGLKRNLIPQATPISFVELILTIIKFLSGNDRTKGLPLPFAGLSFYFSFVVMLFYFYFFLFCLPFWLNAMKNNEVLAEEGAVGLAIWVPSVTNRKKEIDNKSDTRNSPKGYSPVSPADENEDNWRQANAADGLELSVVSDAADHEAIDKKLHLKNLKVSQAMSDSYLKVSSSATLKDAIQCIHDGYQNCVLVVNQEGFLEGILTYGDIRRCLPEKSSDTSMRDSGFVDCDLAKWVSENIRILCGDEVEEGMENGVRGNGEKLAMNDGNYEGGTLVLTVCGFGFDDSNEKGRKHQRHGFKTHQIMKQLLIARRRLTATLEARRRQAPGPAASVASDEERNEGARLCARR; from the exons ATGTTCTTCTCTCGCTTTTGCAGTGCGGAATCGAAGTCCAATACCAAGTTAGATAAAAAAGTTCAATTTTACTCTA AGGTGAAAGATGCTGTGGCTTGCTTGAGTGCTCAAAAGTCTATTACTAAG GCTCATTTTCTTGGACTAAAACGGAATCTCATTCCTCAAGCAACTCCGATTTCTTTTGTGGAGCTGATTTTAACTATCATAAAATTTCTCTCAGGTAATGATCGCACAAAGGGGTTACCTCTTCCTTTTGCTGGTTTgtctttttatttctcttttgttGTCAtgctattttacttttatttctttctcttttgtctTCCTTTTTGGCTCAATGCAATGAAAAACAATGAAGTGTTAGCTGAAGAG GGGGCTGTTGGATTAGCAATATGGGTTCCCTCTGTGACAAACCGGAAGAAGGAAATTGACAACAAATCTGATACAAGAAACTCACCTAAAGGATATTCTCCAGTTTCACCTGCTGATGAAAATGAAGATAACTGGAGACAGGCAAATGCTGCTGATGGTTTAGAACTCTCTGTTGTTAGTGATGCTGCTGATCAtgaagcaattgacaagaaactTCATCTCAAAAATCTTAAG GTTTCTCAGGCCATGTCTGACAGCTATCTGAAGGTTTCATCATCTGCAACCCTGAAAGATGCAATCCAATGCATTCATGATGGCTACCAGAACTGTGTGCTAGTGGTCAATCAAGAAGGTTTTCTGGAAGGAATACTGACATATGGTGACATCAGAAGGTGTCTTCCCGAGAAGTCTAGTGACACTTCTATGAGGGATTCAGGATTTGTGGAT TGTGATCTAGCGAAGTGGGTGAGCGAGAATATAAGGATTCTTTGTGGCGATGAGGTCGAAGAAGGAATGGAGAATGGTGTGCGAGGAAATGGAGAAAAACTTGCAATGAATGATGGAAACTACGAAGGAGGAACACTGGTTTTAACAGTGTGTGGCTTTGGTTTCGATGATTCCAATGAAAAGGGAAGAAAACATCAGCGTCACGGTTTCAA AACTCACCAAATCATGAAGCAGCTTCTGATTGCGCGAAGGAGGCTGACGGCGACACTCGAAGCAAGAAGACGACAAGCCCCAGGACCTGCTGCTTCTGTCGCCAGCGACGAAGAGCGCAACGAAGGCGCGCGACTATGTGCAAGACGATGA